AGCAGGCCATCGGTGTGATCACCAGCGCGGGCTTCGAAGACACCTTGCGCTTTGGCCGGGCAAGGCAGTCGTGGCAGCACCTCTCGCTCCCCGAGAGATTGCACGCCGTCTCCCACTTCCATCCCGAACCGCTGGTCCCGCGGGAGAACGTCCTCGGCGTGCGCGAGCGAGTCTTGTCCACGGGTCACGTGATGATCCCGCTGTACGAGGCGGATGCCCGACAGGCGGCGGAAACCCTCATCGACCGGGGGATGCGGACGATTATCATCGCCTACCTCAACGCCTTCGTGAACCCCGAGCATGAGCTGCGCACCGCCGAGATCGTCTGCCAGGTCGCCCGGGAACGTGGCGTGGAGGTCAACGTGCTGCTCTCCCACCAGGTCCACCCCATCGTCGGCGAGGCCGGGCGGTTGAATGCCGTGGTCATCCAGGCCTATGCGGCCGAACCCTCTCGGTCCCAGCTGAAGGAACTGCAGCAGGAGTTCCGTGCCGCGGGCAGCCGGGCCAGCGTCCGGCTCCTGACCAATTACGGCACCACCGTTTCGACGGACTACGAGCGGCTGATCCACACGGTCAATTCCGGCCCGACCGGCGGGGTGATCGGGACCCGCTTCCTCGGACAACACTACGACCTGCGCTACCTCATCGCCACGGATGTGGGTGGCACCAGTTTCGACGTGGGAACCGTGATCAACGGTGATGTCGTGCTGCGCGACCAGGGCTTGATCGACCGCTTCTTCGTGAACATCCCCATGGTTGCGGTGGACTCCATCGGAGCGGGCACCGGGTCCTATGTCCGTGTCGACCCCGTCACCGAACGGGTCCGCATCGGACCTGACAGCGCGGGCTACCGAGTAGGGGTCTGCTGGCCCGAGGGCGGTGTCGACACGGTAACCGTCAACGATGCCAACCTGATCCTCGGTTACCTGAACCCCGACTATTTCCTCGGCGGCCAGGTCCGCCTTGACCGTGAGCGGGCACTGCGCCTGTTCGAAGAGCAGGTGGCCCGCAAACTGGGCGTTGATGTGTACGAGGCCGCGTGGGGCGTTCACAACCTTACGAACCTCACTCTCAAACTTCACCTGCAGCAGGTTATGCTCGGCATGGGCTTCGGCCCTGAGGTATTCCACGTGGCCTGTTTCGGTGGCGGCGGGCCGGTGCACGCCATCGGTTATACCGACGGCCTGCCACTGGCCGGGGTGATGATCCCGGCCTGGGCCCCGGGCTTTTCGGCCTTCGGTGCGGCATGCGGTGATTACGGCGTCCGCCAGGAAATGTCGGTCGACATTTACGTGCCACCACCGCCTGGGGTCACACCCACCGGCATCGCGCTGGACATCCTGCGGGGCGTGTATGACAACCTGCCGCCGGAGACCCGGCGCCAGGTGGACGAGGCGGTGGAGACGCACCGCATCACCCGGGAGCAGGCCATGGCGAATGTGCTGGCCGGCGTGGCCGTCCAGCAATTGCAGGCGGCGTGGCAGACTCTACGAGGCCAGATCGAGGCCGAAGCCCGCCGGGAAGGCCTTGAGATCTCCCGCCTCCGCTTCGTACCCTCCGTACGTGTGCGGTACGCCGGCATGCTGGACGACCTTGAGGTCCAGGGTGATACCACCGCGGTGACGGGCGAAAGCCTCCGCCAGCTCATGGAGCGTTTCGAGGAGAATTTCGACAAGGTCTACGCCCGCGGTGCGCGCAGCACGGAGTTTGGTTATCAGATCACGCGGGTCGTGCTGACCGGCTACTACGACAGTATCAAGCCCCACATGGCCGAAGCGCAGACGCTGGAGGAACTGCCCAGCGAAGCGGCCATCAAAGGTCGGCGGCGAATCTACTGGCAAGGCGAATGGCATGAAGCGACCGTCTACGAGATGGACGCCCTACGTCCTGGGAACCTGCTGGCGGGACCGTGCCTGGTGGAATCGCCGGCGACGACGGTCCTCGTGCCTCCGGCATATCAACTCTATCTCGACCGGCGCCGCGTCTTCTGGGCCATCCGTCCCTGGGAAGACGCCCGTGTCTATGTGGGAAGGTGAGAACCATGGCCGTTTCCCCGGAAAAGATCCGGCGCATCGCCGATCTGCTGGAAGGCCGGATGCCCGTTGAGGAAGTCTTCGGCATCGTGGTCCGGGAGAAGGACCCGGAGGCCTTCGACGCCCTGGTCGCCTACTTTCAGCAAAAGGTGGCCTGGAGCGAACCCATTTTGCTTCCGCTAAGCGACCACCTTATGATCGTGGCCAAGGAACGGAATGGGCGCACCGAGGCCATCGTCAAGTGTACCTGCGGGCACGAATTCCCGGATTACCGGGTCAACTGGAAGGTCGCTGCCAGGGTGTACGTTCGGGAAACGGAGGAACAGTTCCGGGAGATCTACCCGGCCTACATGCACCCAGAGCCCGGCTGGCAGCAGTTGCGTGAGTATTACTGCCCGGGGTGCCATGCCCTCCTCGAGGTAGAGGCCGTGCCAGCCGGCTACCCGCCGGTCTTCGACGCGCTCCCGGATATCCAGACCTTCTACCGGGAGTGGCTGGGACGGGACCTCCCTGTCGATCCCCACCCCTTCGAGGACCTGACGGCGCGGTATCTGGCGGAACATCTACCAGCTTGAGGAGGGAGCGCCATGGCGCGTCGCCGGTCGGTCGTGTGGCAACCGACGCCGGAGTACGTGGAGGGCAGCAACCTCTGGCGGTTCATGCAGGCGCACGGCATCCGCGATTATAGCGAGTTGCTGCGCCGCTCGGAGGAAGACATTCGCTGGTTCTGGGACGCGTTCATCCGTTTCGCCGGTTTTGAATTCTACGAGCCCTACCGCGAGGTCCTCGACCTCTCGGGCGGCCTACCCTGGCCCAAGTGGTTCGTCGGCGGGAAAATCAACATCGCCCATAATTTCGTGGACAAGTGGGCGGCGCACCCGGAAACGGCTGCACGCCCGGCGCTGATCTGGGAGGGAGAAGACGGCGAAACACGGACTTACACCTTTGCCGAACTTAACCGCGAGGCCAACCGTTTTGCCAACACGCTGCAGGCCCTTGGCGTGCAAAAAGGGGATCGAGTGGCTCTCTACATGCCGATGATCCCCGAGACCGTGATCGCCCTCTACGGGATCTACAAGTCGGGCGCCATCGCGGTACCCCTTTTCTCCGGCTTCGGCCCCGACGCCATCGCCATCCGCCTCAACGACGTCGAGGCCAAGGCCGTGGTCACCGCCGACGGCTTCTGGCGGGGCGGCCAGCAAGTGCCGCTCAAGGCCACGCTGGACCGGGCCCTGGAGCGGGTCCGCAGCGTCCGGGCGGTGATCGTAGCGGAACGCCTCAAGAGCGCTGTGGACATGAAGGCCGGGCGCGACACGCCGTGGCGGGAATCGGTAGCCACAGCTGCGGATCAATTCCGAACCCTACCGATGGATTCAGAAGACCTCTGCATGGTCAGCTACTCGTCGGGAACATCGGGTAAGCCCAAAGGCATCGTGCACGTCCACGGTGGCCTGGCCGTCAAGACTGCCGAAGCCGGGATGTTCATCTTTGACGTGCAGCCCGACGATGTCTGTTTCATGATCACCGACTTTGGATGGATGATGGGCCAGCTGCCGATGTTTGGCGCCCATGCCGTGGCGGCCCCCCTCCTCATCTACGAAGGAAGCCCCATGTACCCGAACCCGGGCCGGATCTTCAACCTGATCGAGAAATACCGCATCACCTTCTTCGGGGCACCGGCCACGGCCCTGCGCCTATTGAAGACCTATGGCGAGCCGTTCCGGAAGGAGGCCGACCTGAGTTCCCTGCGGATCCTTGGGCACACAGGAGAACCCATCGATGAGGATACGTGGAACTGGTACTTCTCCTGGTGCGATGGACGGGTTCCCATCATCAACGGTTCCGGCGGAACCGAAATCTTCGCCGAGATCATCGCCTCCACAGTCTTGCAACCGTTGAAGCCGACCTGCCTCGGCGTGACACCGGCGGTGGGCGCCCGAGTTGTGGACGAACAGGGGAAACCGGTCCCTCCCGGGACACCGGGCTACTTGGTCTTCACTCTTCCGCAGCCGGCCCAGACCCGGGGATTCTGGAAAGACCCCAAGAGGTATCTGGACACTTACTTCCCGTTGGGGTCGGAACTGTGGTGGCACGGAGACATGGTGATGGTGGATGAGGACGCTTTCTGGTTCCACCTGGGCCGGGCCGACGACGTCCTTAAAGTGGCCGGGCGGCGGACGGGGCCCGGTGAAATCGAGGACGTGGTCAACCGGCACCCGGCGGTGCTGGAGTCGGCGGTGATCGGCGTGCCCGATCCGGTCAAGGGCGAGGCGATCGTGCTCTTCGTGGTGCCGAGACCGGGCAAGCGTCCTTCCCCGGAGGAAATCAGTCGCTTTGTGGCGGACGAACTGGGCAAACCCTACCAGCCCGGTGTAGTGCACGTGGTCGAGGACCTGCCGAAGACGCGCTCGCAGAAGATTCTGCGCCGGCTCATCAAGGAGAAATACCTGGGTCTCCCCTTGGGGGACACGTCCAGCCTCATGAACCCGGAGGCGCTGGATGCACTGCCGGTCGCGGAAGGTTCGGCTCAGTCAACGGCTTGAGGCGGCGGCCGCGGGCCGGCCACCTCAAAACAAGCATGCCGGTTGCATGCGACCTGCTCCAGGTCGGCCGGCGCTGTCGGGCCGGCCCGGTCGGGGCGTGAAAGGTTCCCCGCCCGCAGGCGGGGAAT
The sequence above is drawn from the Thermaerobacter sp. FW80 genome and encodes:
- a CDS encoding hydantoinase/oxoprolinase family protein, whose translation is MSGHTARILAIDTGGTMTDTILIDTSGDFVVGKAQTTPDHLARGIMDSLRDAARQWGMTLEEAAAGLELVVYTGTVMLNRIVSRTGEQAIGVITSAGFEDTLRFGRARQSWQHLSLPERLHAVSHFHPEPLVPRENVLGVRERVLSTGHVMIPLYEADARQAAETLIDRGMRTIIIAYLNAFVNPEHELRTAEIVCQVARERGVEVNVLLSHQVHPIVGEAGRLNAVVIQAYAAEPSRSQLKELQQEFRAAGSRASVRLLTNYGTTVSTDYERLIHTVNSGPTGGVIGTRFLGQHYDLRYLIATDVGGTSFDVGTVINGDVVLRDQGLIDRFFVNIPMVAVDSIGAGTGSYVRVDPVTERVRIGPDSAGYRVGVCWPEGGVDTVTVNDANLILGYLNPDYFLGGQVRLDRERALRLFEEQVARKLGVDVYEAAWGVHNLTNLTLKLHLQQVMLGMGFGPEVFHVACFGGGGPVHAIGYTDGLPLAGVMIPAWAPGFSAFGAACGDYGVRQEMSVDIYVPPPPGVTPTGIALDILRGVYDNLPPETRRQVDEAVETHRITREQAMANVLAGVAVQQLQAAWQTLRGQIEAEARREGLEISRLRFVPSVRVRYAGMLDDLEVQGDTTAVTGESLRQLMERFEENFDKVYARGARSTEFGYQITRVVLTGYYDSIKPHMAEAQTLEELPSEAAIKGRRRIYWQGEWHEATVYEMDALRPGNLLAGPCLVESPATTVLVPPAYQLYLDRRRVFWAIRPWEDARVYVGR
- a CDS encoding acetone carboxylase subunit gamma encodes the protein MAVSPEKIRRIADLLEGRMPVEEVFGIVVREKDPEAFDALVAYFQQKVAWSEPILLPLSDHLMIVAKERNGRTEAIVKCTCGHEFPDYRVNWKVAARVYVRETEEQFREIYPAYMHPEPGWQQLREYYCPGCHALLEVEAVPAGYPPVFDALPDIQTFYREWLGRDLPVDPHPFEDLTARYLAEHLPA
- a CDS encoding AMP-binding protein; protein product: MARRRSVVWQPTPEYVEGSNLWRFMQAHGIRDYSELLRRSEEDIRWFWDAFIRFAGFEFYEPYREVLDLSGGLPWPKWFVGGKINIAHNFVDKWAAHPETAARPALIWEGEDGETRTYTFAELNREANRFANTLQALGVQKGDRVALYMPMIPETVIALYGIYKSGAIAVPLFSGFGPDAIAIRLNDVEAKAVVTADGFWRGGQQVPLKATLDRALERVRSVRAVIVAERLKSAVDMKAGRDTPWRESVATAADQFRTLPMDSEDLCMVSYSSGTSGKPKGIVHVHGGLAVKTAEAGMFIFDVQPDDVCFMITDFGWMMGQLPMFGAHAVAAPLLIYEGSPMYPNPGRIFNLIEKYRITFFGAPATALRLLKTYGEPFRKEADLSSLRILGHTGEPIDEDTWNWYFSWCDGRVPIINGSGGTEIFAEIIASTVLQPLKPTCLGVTPAVGARVVDEQGKPVPPGTPGYLVFTLPQPAQTRGFWKDPKRYLDTYFPLGSELWWHGDMVMVDEDAFWFHLGRADDVLKVAGRRTGPGEIEDVVNRHPAVLESAVIGVPDPVKGEAIVLFVVPRPGKRPSPEEISRFVADELGKPYQPGVVHVVEDLPKTRSQKILRRLIKEKYLGLPLGDTSSLMNPEALDALPVAEGSAQSTA